One region of Pseudomonas alvandae genomic DNA includes:
- the rdgC gene encoding recombination-associated protein RdgC, which yields MWFKNLLIYRLTQDLPVDAEALETALASKLARPCASQELTTYGFVAPFGKGEDAPLVHVSQDFLLIAARKEERILPGSVVRDAVKEKVEEIEAEQMRKVYKKERDQIKDEIIQAFLPRAFIRRSSTFAAIAPKQGLILVNSASPKRAEDLLSTLREVIGTLPVRPLTVKTAPTAIMTDWVKTQKAADDFYVLDECELRDTHEDGGIVRCKRQDLTSDEIQLHLNTGKVVTQLSLAWQDKLSFVLDDKMVVKRLKFEDLLQDQAEQDGGDEALGQLDASFTLMMLTFGEFLPALVEALGGEEIPQGI from the coding sequence ATGTGGTTCAAGAACCTGCTTATCTATCGCCTGACCCAAGATCTGCCTGTTGATGCCGAGGCGTTGGAAACAGCACTGGCGAGCAAACTGGCGCGCCCCTGTGCAAGCCAGGAGTTGACCACTTACGGTTTCGTCGCGCCGTTTGGCAAAGGCGAAGATGCACCCTTGGTGCACGTCAGCCAGGATTTCCTGTTGATCGCCGCGCGCAAGGAAGAACGCATCCTGCCTGGCAGCGTCGTGCGCGACGCGGTCAAGGAAAAGGTCGAGGAAATCGAAGCCGAGCAAATGCGCAAGGTCTATAAAAAGGAACGGGACCAGATCAAGGATGAAATCATCCAGGCCTTCCTGCCTCGCGCGTTTATCCGTCGCTCGTCCACTTTTGCCGCCATCGCGCCAAAACAGGGCCTGATCCTGGTCAACTCCGCCAGCCCGAAACGCGCCGAAGACTTGCTCTCCACGCTGCGCGAAGTCATCGGCACGCTGCCCGTGCGTCCGCTCACCGTGAAGACCGCACCGACCGCGATCATGACCGACTGGGTCAAGACGCAGAAAGCTGCTGACGATTTCTACGTGCTGGACGAATGTGAACTGCGCGACACCCATGAAGACGGCGGGATCGTGCGTTGCAAGCGTCAGGACCTGACCAGCGACGAAATTCAGCTGCACCTGAACACCGGCAAGGTGGTGACCCAACTGTCGCTGGCGTGGCAGGACAAGTTGTCGTTCGTGCTCGACGACAAGATGGTGGTCAAGCGCCTGAAATTCGAAGACCTGCTGCAGGACCAGGCGGAGCAGGATGGCGGCGACGAGGCTCTTGGCCAGTTGGACGCCAGTTTCACCCTGATGATGCTGACGTTTGGCGAGTTCCTGCCGGCGTTGGTGGAAGCGCTGGGCGGGGAAGAGATTCCGCAGGGGATCTAA
- a CDS encoding MFS transporter — protein MSHPSQFNLLRTRRFLPFFITQSLGAFNDNIFKQSLILAILYKLTIEGDRSIWVNLCALLFILPFFLFSALAGQFGEKFAKDALIRLIKLGEIAIMAVGALGFLFDHLWLMLVALFAMGTHSALFGPVKYSILPQALREDELVGGNGLVEMGTFLAILAGTIGAGIMMSSAHYAPVVSVAIVGIAAAGYLASRSIPRAAAASPQMRLNWNIFSQSWATLKLGLGQTPAVSRSIVGNSWFWFVGAIYLTQIPAYAKEWMHGDETVVTLILTVFSVGIALGSMLCEKLSGRKVEIGLVPFGSFGLTVFGLLLWWHSGGIPDSVDGHGWLQILGFGHAWLVLIDILGLGIFGGFYIVPLYALIQSRTVENERARVIAANNILNALFMVVSAIVSIVLLSLAKLSIPQLFLVVSLLNIGVNAYIFKIVPEFSMRFMIWLLSHSMYRVEHRNLDAIPDEGAALLVCNHVSFVDALLIGGAVRRPIRFVMYYKIYNLPVLNFIFRTAGTIPIAGRQEDIHIYEKAFSRIAQYLKDGELVCIFPEGKLTADGEINEFKSGLTRILQETPVPVIPLALQGLWGSFFSRDPSKGMFRRFWSRVTLVAGTAVAVEAAEPAKLQALVGELRGAVR, from the coding sequence ATGAGTCACCCTTCGCAGTTCAATTTGCTTCGCACGCGGCGCTTCCTGCCGTTCTTCATTACGCAGTCCCTTGGCGCGTTCAACGACAACATTTTCAAGCAGTCGCTGATTCTCGCCATCCTCTACAAACTGACCATTGAGGGTGACCGCTCGATTTGGGTCAACCTCTGCGCGCTCTTGTTCATCTTGCCGTTCTTCCTGTTCTCCGCATTGGCGGGCCAGTTTGGGGAAAAATTCGCCAAGGATGCGTTGATTCGCCTGATCAAGCTGGGCGAGATCGCGATCATGGCGGTCGGTGCGTTGGGGTTCCTGTTCGATCACCTGTGGCTGATGCTGGTGGCGCTGTTTGCCATGGGCACCCACTCGGCGCTGTTCGGGCCGGTGAAGTATTCGATTCTGCCGCAGGCCCTGCGCGAGGATGAACTGGTTGGCGGAAATGGCCTGGTGGAGATGGGGACGTTCCTGGCGATCCTCGCCGGCACCATCGGCGCAGGAATCATGATGTCGTCGGCGCACTACGCGCCAGTCGTGTCAGTGGCGATTGTCGGCATTGCCGCGGCCGGCTACCTGGCCAGTCGCAGCATCCCACGGGCAGCGGCCGCTTCGCCGCAGATGCGCTTGAACTGGAACATTTTCAGCCAGTCCTGGGCCACGCTGAAGTTGGGCCTGGGGCAGACGCCGGCGGTATCCCGTTCCATCGTTGGCAACTCATGGTTCTGGTTTGTCGGGGCGATCTACCTGACGCAGATTCCCGCCTATGCCAAGGAATGGATGCACGGCGATGAAACCGTCGTGACCCTGATCCTTACGGTGTTCTCGGTGGGGATCGCCTTGGGCTCGATGCTCTGCGAAAAGCTGTCGGGGCGCAAAGTCGAGATCGGCCTGGTGCCGTTCGGCTCGTTCGGGCTGACCGTGTTCGGCCTGCTGCTGTGGTGGCATTCCGGTGGGATCCCCGACAGCGTCGACGGCCACGGCTGGCTGCAGATTCTCGGGTTCGGCCACGCCTGGCTGGTGCTGATCGATATTCTCGGCCTGGGCATCTTCGGTGGTTTCTACATCGTGCCCCTGTATGCACTGATCCAGTCGCGTACCGTCGAAAACGAGCGGGCGCGGGTCATCGCCGCCAACAACATTCTCAATGCCTTGTTCATGGTGGTCTCGGCGATTGTCTCCATCGTCCTGCTGAGCCTGGCCAAGCTGTCGATTCCGCAGTTGTTCCTGGTGGTGTCGCTGCTGAACATTGGCGTCAACGCCTACATCTTCAAGATCGTCCCCGAGTTCAGCATGCGTTTCATGATCTGGCTGCTCAGCCACTCCATGTACCGCGTGGAGCATCGCAACCTGGACGCGATTCCTGACGAAGGCGCCGCGCTGCTTGTGTGCAATCACGTGTCGTTTGTCGATGCCTTGTTGATTGGCGGCGCGGTGCGTCGGCCGATTCGCTTTGTCATGTACTACAAGATCTACAACCTGCCGGTGCTGAACTTTATCTTTCGCACCGCCGGGACGATTCCGATTGCCGGGCGCCAGGAAGACATCCATATCTACGAAAAAGCCTTCAGCCGCATCGCCCAGTATCTGAAAGACGGTGAGCTGGTGTGCATCTTCCCTGAAGGAAAGTTGACCGCCGACGGTGAGATCAATGAGTTCAAGAGTGGCTTGACGCGCATCCTCCAGGAAACGCCGGTGCCGGTGATCCCGCTGGCGCTGCAAGGGTTGTGGGGGAGCTTCTTCAGTCGCGATCCGAGTAAAGGAATGTTCCGTCGTTTTTGGTCGCGAGTGACTTTGGTGGCGGGGACGGCGGTGGCGGTCGAGGCGGCTGAGCCTGCGAAGTTGCAAGCGCTGGTGGGGGAGTTGCGCGGGGCTGTGAGATAA
- a CDS encoding bile acid:sodium symporter family protein, producing MRALAALSRFVGNTFAYWVLFFAVLAFMQPQWFVDLKVAIVPLLGLVMFGMGLALKLEDFAEVARRPGRVALGVIAQFVIMPGTAWLLCQVFSLPPEIAVGVILVGCCPSGTSSNVMTWLARGDLALAVAISAITTLLAPLLTPALIWLLASAWLPVSFSALFWSILQIVLLPIALGIIAQRLLGARVRHAVEVLPLVSVVSIVIIVAAVVAASQAKIAESGLLIMAIVVLHNSFGYLLGYFTGRLFGLPLAQRKTLSLEVGMQNSGLGAALASAHFSPLAAVPSALFSVWHNISGALLSTWFRRMSEKQDREQLARQAAD from the coding sequence ATGCGTGCACTGGCTGCATTGAGCCGCTTTGTCGGCAATACGTTCGCTTACTGGGTGTTGTTCTTTGCGGTGCTGGCATTCATGCAACCGCAGTGGTTCGTCGACCTGAAGGTCGCCATCGTGCCCCTGCTGGGGCTGGTGATGTTCGGCATGGGCCTGGCACTCAAACTTGAAGACTTTGCCGAAGTGGCGCGTCGTCCGGGACGCGTGGCCCTGGGCGTGATTGCCCAGTTCGTGATCATGCCGGGTACGGCATGGCTGCTTTGCCAAGTATTCAGCCTGCCGCCGGAAATCGCCGTCGGGGTGATCCTGGTGGGCTGTTGCCCGAGCGGCACCTCCTCCAATGTCATGACCTGGCTCGCACGCGGTGACCTGGCCCTGGCCGTGGCGATTTCCGCCATCACCACCCTGCTCGCCCCTTTGCTGACCCCGGCACTGATCTGGCTGCTGGCTTCGGCTTGGCTGCCGGTGTCGTTCTCCGCGTTGTTCTGGTCGATCCTGCAGATTGTGTTGTTGCCCATCGCTCTGGGCATCATTGCCCAGCGACTGTTGGGCGCGCGGGTTCGTCACGCTGTTGAAGTGCTGCCTCTGGTCTCGGTGGTCAGCATCGTGATTATCGTCGCCGCAGTGGTCGCGGCCAGCCAGGCGAAGATCGCCGAATCCGGCTTGCTGATCATGGCCATTGTCGTCCTGCACAACAGCTTCGGCTACTTGCTGGGGTATTTCACCGGTCGGCTGTTCGGATTGCCGCTGGCCCAGCGCAAGACCTTGTCCCTGGAAGTCGGCATGCAGAACTCCGGCTTGGGCGCGGCGCTGGCCAGCGCGCACTTTTCGCCGTTGGCGGCGGTGCCCAGTGCGCTGTTCAGCGTCTGGCACAATATTTCCGGGGCACTGCTCTCGACCTGGTTCCGCCGCATGAGCGAAAAACAGGACCGTGAGCAATTGGCCCGGCAGGCGGCGGACTGA
- the sugE gene encoding quaternary ammonium compound efflux SMR transporter SugE translates to MSWIILFFAGLFEVGWAVGLKYTDGFSRPLPTALTIAAMAISLGLLGLAMKELPLGTAYAIWTGVGAVGTVIAGIILFGESMALVRLASVALIVAGLIGLKVSA, encoded by the coding sequence ATGTCCTGGATCATTCTGTTTTTTGCCGGCCTGTTCGAAGTCGGCTGGGCTGTCGGCCTGAAGTACACCGACGGCTTCAGCCGCCCGCTCCCCACTGCGCTGACCATTGCCGCCATGGCGATCAGCCTCGGCCTGCTTGGCCTTGCAATGAAGGAATTGCCGCTGGGCACGGCCTACGCGATCTGGACCGGGGTCGGTGCCGTGGGCACGGTGATCGCCGGGATCATTCTGTTTGGTGAGTCAATGGCGCTGGTTCGGTTGGCCAGCGTCGCGTTGATCGTTGCCGGGCTGATCGGGCTCAAGGTCAGCGCTTAG
- a CDS encoding catalase family protein, translating to MLITLWLRLGAFLGKTLLWLLGFGLLGWALATAWFAWQHSGPVPDQEQIPPGESAMTQDIIQTAIRIVDQHREGTRYLRDAHAKAHGCVMAEVQVPSDLPTPLRQGVFAEPGKTWQATIRLSNGNAYPQFDSLRDARGMAIKLLDVPGRQLLADRQSKGEQDFVMFNHPNFFVSDVAEYRQNVAAQADGKKVMAFFPSLDPRTWQIRHLFIALATLSPPPASPTQTTYFSVSPYKFGEANAKFRVAPDPDSCPGYTLPPQNQDLPNFLRSALNQQLSTDRVPACFVLQIQRQDPNKYMPIEDTSIEWKESDAPFETVARIKVPAQDFDTPKLNLACDNQSFNPWFGIEAHRPIGGINRLRKAVYEAVSDYRHSRNAEQ from the coding sequence ATGTTGATCACGCTCTGGCTGCGCCTCGGCGCCTTTTTGGGCAAGACGCTCCTGTGGCTGCTGGGTTTCGGGCTCCTCGGCTGGGCCTTGGCCACAGCCTGGTTTGCATGGCAGCACAGCGGGCCGGTCCCGGACCAGGAACAGATACCGCCCGGCGAAAGCGCCATGACCCAGGACATCATCCAGACCGCGATCCGCATCGTTGATCAGCACCGCGAAGGCACGCGTTACCTGCGCGACGCCCATGCCAAGGCCCACGGTTGCGTCATGGCCGAAGTCCAGGTGCCCAGTGACTTGCCTACGCCGTTGCGCCAGGGTGTATTCGCCGAACCGGGCAAGACCTGGCAAGCGACGATCCGCCTCTCCAACGGCAACGCCTATCCACAATTCGACAGCCTGCGCGATGCCCGAGGGATGGCCATCAAGTTGTTGGACGTGCCTGGCAGGCAACTGCTGGCCGATCGGCAATCCAAGGGTGAGCAGGATTTCGTGATGTTCAATCATCCGAATTTCTTTGTCAGCGATGTCGCCGAGTACCGTCAGAATGTGGCCGCTCAGGCTGACGGAAAGAAGGTAATGGCGTTCTTTCCGAGCCTCGACCCACGCACCTGGCAGATCCGACATTTATTCATCGCCCTGGCGACACTTTCGCCACCGCCGGCCAGCCCGACCCAGACCACTTACTTCTCGGTATCGCCTTACAAATTCGGCGAGGCCAATGCCAAGTTTCGCGTCGCACCGGACCCGGACAGCTGTCCGGGCTACACCTTGCCGCCGCAGAACCAGGATCTGCCGAACTTCTTGCGTAGCGCGCTGAATCAGCAGTTATCCACCGATCGCGTGCCGGCCTGTTTTGTCTTGCAGATCCAGCGCCAGGATCCGAACAAGTACATGCCGATCGAAGACACCAGTATCGAATGGAAAGAAAGCGATGCACCGTTCGAGACGGTGGCGCGGATCAAGGTACCGGCCCAGGACTTCGATACGCCCAAGCTGAACCTGGCGTGTGATAACCAGTCGTTCAACCCGTGGTTCGGTATCGAGGCCCATCGTCCGATTGGCGGTATCAACCGTTTGCGCAAGGCGGTTTATGAGGCGGTCAGCGATTACCGTCATAGCCGCAATGCCGAGCAGTAG